Proteins found in one candidate division TA06 bacterium genomic segment:
- a CDS encoding chemotaxis protein CheD, translated as MSNEVIVKIADLRVEREPAIITTHGLGSCLAIILYDPEARIGGLAHVMLPSPEMSRLKAQPGKCPQTAIEQMLLEMEGLGCQRFRIRAKLAGGATMFAGLLLNRRDGGVNIGQRNAQEAKRVLNSLNIPITAEDTGGDYGRSVEFILSTGTVLVRSFKAGLKEI; from the coding sequence TTGTCCAACGAAGTAATAGTAAAAATTGCCGACTTAAGGGTGGAGCGGGAGCCAGCCATCATCACCACCCATGGTCTTGGTTCCTGCCTGGCCATAATATTGTACGATCCGGAGGCCAGGATCGGGGGACTGGCCCATGTAATGCTTCCGTCGCCTGAGATGAGCCGGCTTAAGGCCCAGCCGGGCAAGTGCCCCCAGACAGCAATAGAACAGATGCTGCTGGAGATGGAGGGACTGGGCTGTCAGCGCTTCAGGATCAGGGCCAAACTGGCCGGCGGGGCCACTATGTTCGCCGGACTTTTATTGAACCGCAGGGACGGCGGGGTCAACATCGGCCAGCGGAACGCCCAGGAGGCCAAAAGGGTGCTTAACTCCCTGAACATTCCAATAACGGCCGAGGATACCGGAGGAGATTACGGCCGCTCGGTGGAATTCATACTTTCCACGGGAACGGTGCTGGTACGGTCGTTCAAGGCGGGGCTTAAGGAGATATGA
- a CDS encoding protein-glutamate O-methyltransferase CheR: MMFKDAITDPQLMELAKMINADTGFDILQYKERPLKRRLAVRLRACQLSTYPEYARRLAQDKSEYPKLLDALTINVTNFYRNPETFKAISARVMPLLAGQADQNSPLTIWSAGCSSGEEPYSLAILWREFSGGSGINRPCRIIATDIDRQSMEKARQGIYDQNSMNEIPSELIKKYFKQNSKNYHLDDGIKRMVEYRHFDLLEPSVFSGLDLILCRNVLIYFSRQAQEFIFDSFKKSLRPGGFLVLGKVETLFGTVKESFTPFDPKERIYQLNG, from the coding sequence ATGATGTTCAAAGACGCCATCACTGATCCCCAGTTGATGGAACTGGCCAAAATGATAAACGCCGATACCGGCTTTGACATTTTGCAATACAAGGAACGGCCGTTAAAAAGGCGGCTGGCCGTCCGGCTGAGAGCCTGCCAGCTTAGCACATATCCGGAATATGCCCGGAGGCTGGCTCAGGATAAGTCCGAGTACCCAAAATTACTGGATGCCCTGACCATCAACGTCACCAATTTTTACCGCAACCCCGAGACTTTTAAGGCGATATCAGCCAGGGTTATGCCTTTGCTGGCTGGCCAAGCAGACCAGAACAGTCCCCTTACCATCTGGAGCGCCGGATGCTCTTCGGGAGAAGAGCCCTACAGCCTGGCCATTTTGTGGCGGGAGTTCTCAGGAGGAAGCGGCATAAACCGCCCCTGCCGGATCATTGCCACCGATATTGACCGGCAAAGCATGGAGAAGGCCCGGCAGGGTATTTATGACCAGAACAGCATGAATGAGATCCCTTCCGAACTGATAAAAAAATACTTCAAACAGAATTCAAAGAATTATCATTTGGACGACGGCATCAAGCGAATGGTGGAATACCGGCATTTTGATCTGCTGGAACCATCAGTCTTTTCCGGCCTGGACCTGATATTATGCCGCAATGTGCTGATCTACTTTTCCCGTCAGGCCCAGGAGTTCATCTTCGATAGTTTCAAAAAAAGCCTGCGTCCCGGAGGTTTCCTGGTGCTGGGCAAAGTGGAAACGCTTTTCGGAACAGTTAAAGAATCTTTTACCCCTTTTGATCCCAAGGAACGTATATATCAGCTTAACGGCTAA
- a CDS encoding tetratricopeptide repeat protein gives MAIKGSFKEISLPDVLQLLSVGHKTGCLKVTDGKNFGSIFFNDGKICYSNLLNRPDRLGDRLLSRGLITNSQLEEALKHQQADTDGRRLGGILIHLGLLTKQDLESDVSRQIADAIFYLLRWEEGDFFFEPDTLPTEETITVSLDVLNLLLEEARRIDEWKNLEAKLPGTQIILERLILEGSQQVEMELNEEERQVMQLIDGRRTMGEVMEASSLGEFLTSKVIYGLLRAGLVKRGNERARTAAGTGSGAVDEHRNLGIAFYKTQMYEEAYREYRRIVEIKPDEADARFYLGLIHFRKAEYAEAATEFLETIAIEPQKACSYNNLGLALEAMGEYDDAVRQYKKALEMDPGSLTPKLNLAHLACRKKEWSSARDQLLSLEQQGKKTLLGSFLLGLAAYRSSQWDQAIEHWQECSQGGRINPSSENNIAALWQARGQVEEAERHYQAALKVSPENRTLLQNLSELYYRNSLWAQAVEVLSRVAGMGLADVQQLYKLGNLCLKQGQKDNAVKWWKKALELDPSNQMIRRNLDLAEKR, from the coding sequence ATGGCCATTAAAGGATCCTTTAAGGAAATAAGCCTGCCCGATGTGCTTCAGCTTCTGTCGGTGGGACACAAGACCGGATGTTTGAAGGTCACTGACGGCAAGAATTTCGGAAGCATATTTTTCAACGACGGAAAGATATGTTACAGCAATCTGTTGAACCGGCCCGACCGGTTAGGCGACCGTTTGCTGTCCCGGGGTTTAATCACCAATTCCCAGCTGGAGGAGGCCCTGAAACATCAGCAAGCTGATACGGATGGCCGCCGGTTAGGCGGCATCCTGATCCATTTGGGGCTGCTGACCAAACAGGACCTGGAATCCGATGTTTCCCGGCAGATTGCTGATGCCATATTTTATCTGCTGCGCTGGGAAGAGGGGGATTTCTTTTTTGAACCGGACACCCTGCCCACCGAGGAGACCATTACAGTATCACTGGATGTCCTGAATCTGCTGCTGGAAGAGGCCCGCCGGATCGACGAATGGAAAAATCTGGAAGCCAAACTGCCGGGGACCCAGATAATTCTGGAAAGGCTTATTTTAGAAGGCTCCCAGCAGGTGGAGATGGAGCTGAACGAGGAAGAGCGCCAGGTGATGCAGCTGATAGATGGCCGCCGCACCATGGGCGAGGTAATGGAGGCTTCTTCGCTGGGAGAATTCCTGACCTCCAAGGTCATTTACGGTTTGCTGCGGGCGGGACTGGTCAAACGGGGCAACGAAAGGGCCCGGACCGCTGCCGGAACCGGGAGCGGGGCGGTTGATGAACACCGCAACCTGGGGATCGCCTTTTACAAGACCCAGATGTACGAAGAGGCTTACCGGGAATACCGGAGGATAGTGGAGATCAAACCAGATGAGGCCGATGCCCGTTTCTATCTGGGCCTGATCCATTTCCGTAAGGCGGAGTACGCCGAGGCCGCCACCGAATTCCTGGAGACCATTGCCATTGAACCCCAAAAAGCCTGCAGTTACAATAATCTGGGGCTGGCCCTGGAAGCCATGGGGGAATACGATGATGCCGTCCGTCAGTATAAAAAAGCTTTAGAGATGGACCCGGGAAGCCTGACCCCAAAACTCAATCTGGCCCATCTGGCCTGCCGCAAAAAAGAGTGGAGCTCTGCCCGGGATCAGTTGTTGTCGCTGGAACAGCAGGGAAAGAAAACCCTGTTGGGAAGTTTTCTGCTGGGCCTGGCAGCCTATCGCAGCAGCCAATGGGATCAAGCCATAGAACACTGGCAGGAGTGCTCCCAAGGCGGACGGATCAACCCGTCATCCGAGAACAATATTGCCGCTCTCTGGCAGGCCCGGGGCCAGGTGGAAGAGGCGGAACGCCACTACCAGGCCGCGCTCAAGGTCTCCCCGGAAAACAGAACTCTGCTTCAAAATCTTTCAGAGCTTTATTACCGCAACAGCCTCTGGGCCCAGGCGGTGGAAGTGCTTTCCCGGGTGGCCGGCATGGGGCTGGCGGATGTCCAGCAGCTTTACAAGCTGGGAAATCTTTGCCTTAAACAGGGGCAAAAGGACAATGCGGTGAAATGGTGGAAAAAAGCTCTGGAGCTGGATCCATCAAACCAGATGATCAGGCGCAATCTTGATCTGGCCGAAAAAAGATGA
- a CDS encoding GTPase domain-containing protein, with protein MSLINYSSKEITCKIVYYGPGRCGKTSNLQYIYGKIPDEKRSSMVSLATEKDRTLFFDFLPLELGTIAGYKTRVQLYTVPGQVFYNSTRKLVLQGSDGVVFVADSQVDQWQENQDSLQNLRDNLAGLGMDLYKIPMVMQYNKRDLPNIMSVADLNTGLNFRRAHYFEAVATTGVGVFDTLKTVSALVLQSLSAKYKK; from the coding sequence ATGTCTTTAATCAACTATTCATCCAAAGAGATCACCTGCAAGATCGTCTATTACGGGCCGGGACGCTGCGGCAAGACCTCCAATCTCCAGTATATCTACGGGAAGATCCCGGACGAGAAGCGGAGTTCCATGGTCAGTCTGGCCACTGAAAAGGACCGCACCCTGTTCTTTGATTTCCTGCCGCTGGAACTGGGGACCATCGCCGGGTATAAGACCAGGGTCCAGCTTTACACCGTACCCGGGCAGGTGTTTTACAACTCCACCCGCAAATTAGTGCTGCAGGGCTCGGACGGTGTGGTGTTCGTAGCCGATTCCCAGGTCGATCAGTGGCAGGAGAACCAGGACAGCCTGCAGAACCTGAGGGACAACCTGGCCGGCCTGGGCATGGACCTTTACAAGATACCGATGGTGATGCAGTACAATAAACGGGACCTGCCCAACATCATGTCGGTGGCCGACCTGAACACCGGGCTGAACTTCAGGCGGGCCCATTACTTTGAAGCCGTCGCCACCACCGGGGTGGGGGTTTTTGATACTTTAAAGACCGTCAGCGCTTTGGTGTTGCAGTCGCTTTCGGCCAAATACAAAAAGTAG